A region of Vanessa cardui chromosome 1, ilVanCard2.1, whole genome shotgun sequence DNA encodes the following proteins:
- the LOC124542465 gene encoding endoribonuclease CG2145-like — protein sequence MGQKYCYFLFSGVSRDHRYNPSSDFLLHEAGSIPSNDKKSYDFNFPSLSPSKPSQTTLTTNINNSPATKPQSSGKRDYVAPQRPSTISTSTSKPATNSFTNSGSSSQTPKRDYVAEFPALKPVGTTSKHSVTTPLPSTPPKRDYVAPNLPSSNNKNTQQTTGKVKELINFYDNKPPGGPPQKPSYSSMLNGPGNKTPTLSTVNTPKPMSFSSVVSGSNKPTPSSKVTTPATAAGKPGVANNNVPTKRPGSTVLPSSIISSQGQGTNSDNLSDVELQTISEELLRKDVNNVAKYVTVNYQEKTTSYAKDDKAPLPLLTIAPEVWNITTVQKFTPLLDNYERDTLVNEYVTSQERNEENAFMDAIMATSVFRHLLNFLKDKGYVTPDPKQQRDFIKQMWFGLYSRGKGKISSSGFEHVFVSELKNNEVSGLHNWIYFSKEELANRINYFGYLKYVEFNGKGAVIKMHFNQQGVDKPVDTMFIGTSPELEMALYTLCYVTRSDKDCILKLGTKEVEIVTHNFRYRSKNYIGSAYPHI from the exons atGGG acaaaagtattgttattttctattttcagGTGTAAGTCGAGATCATCGCTATAATCCAAGCAGTGACTTTTTACTTCACGAAGCTGGCTCTATCCCATCGAATGACAAAAAGAGTTACGATTTCAATTTCCCGAGCTTATCACCGTCAAAACCTAGTCAAACTACTTTGAccacaaatataaacaattccCCTGCTACTAAACCGCAATCATCTGGTAAACGTGACTATGTTGCACCACAACGTCCATCCACCATTTCCACATCAACGTCTAAACCTGCGACAAATTCCTTTACAAACTCTGGATCTTCCTCACAAACTCCTAAAAGAGATTATGTTGCTGAATTCCCAGCCTTAAAGCCTGTTGGAACTACATCAAAACATTCAGTTACGACCCCCCTTCCCTCTACTCCACCCAAAAGAGATTATGTAGCGCCAAATCTACCAtcatcaaataacaaaaatactcAACAAACGACGGGAAAAGTAAAAGAACTTATCAACTTTTACGATAATAAGCCCCCGGGTGGTCCACCACAAAAGCCAAGTTACAGTTCAATGTTAAATGGACCTGGCAACAAAACACCAACACTGTCTACAGTTAACACTCCAAAACCCATGAGTTTCAGTTCAGTTGTATCAGGCTCGAATAAACCCACTCCCTCGAGTAAAGTTACGACACCCGCCACTGCAGCTGGTAAACCGGGTGTTGCAAATAACAATGTACCTACAAAACGACCAGGTAGCACTGTATTACCAAGTTCCATAATTAGTAGTCAAGGCCAGGGTACAAATTCAGACAATCTAAGTGACGTGGAACTACAAACTATAAGTGAAGAATTGCTTCGAAAAGACGTAAATAATGTAGCTAAATATGTAACGGTTAATTATCAAGAAAAAACAACATCATATGCAAAGGATGATAAGGCTCCTTTACC ATTGCTCACTATTGCACCCGAAGTATGGAATATTACGACAGTTCAAAAATTCACACCTCTACTAGATAACTATGAAAGAGATACTTTGGTCAATGAATATGTGACGTCACAG GAAAGAAATGAAGAGAACGCATTCATGGACGCAATTATGGCTACAAGTGTATTTCGTCATTTATTGAATTTCCTAAAAGATAAAG GATATGTCACTCCAGATCCCAAACAACAAAgagattttataaaacaaatgtggTTCGGATTATATTCAAGGGGCAAAGGAAAAATAAGCAGTTCTGGTTTCGAGCATGTATTTGTATCTGAACTTAAAAACAATGAAGTTTCAG GGTTGCACAACTGGATATATTTCTCGAAAGAAGAATTAGCGAACCGAATCAATTATTTCGGATACTTGAAATATGTAGAATTTAATGGC AAAGGTGCCGTAATTAAAATGCATTTCAATCAGCAAGGTGTCGACAAACCAGTAGATACAATGTTTATAGGTACATCGCCTGAATTAGAAATGGCACTTTATACCTTGTGTTATGTTACCCGTTCTGATAAAGACTGTATCCTAAAACTCGGGACAAAAGAAGTTGAAATTGTTACACATAACTTTAGGTACCGCAGCAAGAACTACATCGGCAGTGCATAtccacatatataa
- the LOC124530214 gene encoding protein-cysteine N-palmitoyltransferase Rasp isoform X1, with amino-acid sequence MKYTLPSTELYVYFCSWIFANLYSLYKLIEVQRDVLEKDTELLLNLSDLQPGWSSLSRLKDGSDIEWSSWKYFLHTSWHYLIFQFVISELIREASICVLKYWYILSSVIFITIYMGFRQLVIIFAQPFIYAMILICGGRKLSIWITSILLLLSYNSLKYKYYFWNFLDYEEMQDEEVYLILFSVAWIELRCISYSLDFAEDKSTKVLTLNDAVNMFSYILYLPLLYMGPIILYEEFEKSFINKREKLKTRLKRFAIDITILQFYTFILDLTFHYIYFFAMQSNMQLIRKLPTIALCGGGLWMGLEFHMKYVISYGSTAAFSRLDNMEPPPTPRCIARIHVYSQMWRHFDVGLYRFLVKYIYKPGYGMLCKFNSLPKIIYKLIASLATFLFIFVWHGTVWHILIWSVLNYSGVTLEYIGQVISKHELYEKFRVNILKTRAMEVRFIAFLCSPLLALSAISNFYLFAGSEVGNLFFECFSQPSLINSIILILSLYCCCHVSMALEDVQSRGSCVKTK; translated from the exons ATGAAATATACCCTTCCATCTACAGaattatacgtttatttttgttcatgGATTTTTGCgaatttatattctttatataaattaatagaagTTCAAAGAG ATGTTTTAGAAAAAGACACagaattattacttaatttaagtgATTTACAACCAGGCTGGAGTTCCCTATCGAGGCTTAAAGATGGCTCCGATATTGAATGGAGTAGTTGGAAATACTTTCTTCACACTTCCTGGCATTACTTAATATTCCAATTTGTAATTTCTGAATTAATACGTGAAGCAAGTATTTGTGTTTTGAAATATTGGTATATACTATCTAGTGTAATTTTCATCACAATTTACATGGGATTTAGacaattagtaattatttttgctCAACCTTTTATATATGCTATGATATTGATCTGTGGAGGAAGAAAATTAAGTATTTGGATTACAAGCATACTTTTACTATTAAGCTAtaactcattaaaatataaatattatttttggaattttttGGACTATGAAGAAATGCAAGATGAAGAggtatatcttattttattcagcGTGGCCTGGATCGAACTTCGCTGCATAAGTTATTCTTTAGATTTTGCTGAAGATAAAAGCACAAAAGTATTGACGTTAAATGATGCAGTAAATAtgtttagttatatattatacttacctCTGTTGTACATGGGTCCAATTATCCTATATGAAGAAtttgaaaaaagttttataaacaagagagaaaaattaaaaacaagacTGAAGAGATTTGCAATTGATATAACAATTTTAcagttttatacatttattttggatttaacatttcattatatatatttctttgcaATGCAAAGTAATATGCAG TTGATAAGAAAGCTACCAACAATTGCTCTCTGCGGTGGTGGGCTCTGGATGGGTTTGGAGTTTCACATGaaatatgtaatatcatatggcAGTACAGCAGCATTCTCTAGACTCGATAATATGGAGCCGCCACCAACACCTAGGTGCATTGCTAGAATTCATGTGTATTCACAAATGTGGAGACATTTTGATGTAGGTCTCTACAGATTCTTAGTAAA atacatatataaacctGGTTATGGGATGTTATGTAAATTCAACAGTTTACCAAAGATCATTTATAAGCTGATAGCATCACTTGCTACATTCCTATTTATCTTTGTGTGGCATGGAACAGTTTGGCACATACTTATTTGGTCGGTATTGAATTATTCAGGAGTCACATTAGAATATATAGGTCAAGTTATTTCAAAACATGAACTTTATGAAAAATTtagagtaaatattttaaaaacaagagCCATGGAGGTAcgttttattgcttttttatgtTCACCTCTATTAGCTCTTTCTGCCATTtcaaatttctatttattcGCTGGAAGCGAAGTtggcaatttattttttgaatgtttttctcaaccatcattaataaattctattatattaattttatctttatactGTTGTTGTCATGTATCTATGGCGCTGGAAGATGTTCAATCAAGAGGCAGTTGTGTTaagaccaaataa
- the LOC124530214 gene encoding protein-cysteine N-palmitoyltransferase Rasp isoform X2 — protein sequence MQDEEVYLILFSVAWIELRCISYSLDFAEDKSTKVLTLNDAVNMFSYILYLPLLYMGPIILYEEFEKSFINKREKLKTRLKRFAIDITILQFYTFILDLTFHYIYFFAMQSNMQLIRKLPTIALCGGGLWMGLEFHMKYVISYGSTAAFSRLDNMEPPPTPRCIARIHVYSQMWRHFDVGLYRFLVKYIYKPGYGMLCKFNSLPKIIYKLIASLATFLFIFVWHGTVWHILIWSVLNYSGVTLEYIGQVISKHELYEKFRVNILKTRAMEVRFIAFLCSPLLALSAISNFYLFAGSEVGNLFFECFSQPSLINSIILILSLYCCCHVSMALEDVQSRGSCVKTK from the exons ATGCAAGATGAAGAggtatatcttattttattcagcGTGGCCTGGATCGAACTTCGCTGCATAAGTTATTCTTTAGATTTTGCTGAAGATAAAAGCACAAAAGTATTGACGTTAAATGATGCAGTAAATAtgtttagttatatattatacttacctCTGTTGTACATGGGTCCAATTATCCTATATGAAGAAtttgaaaaaagttttataaacaagagagaaaaattaaaaacaagacTGAAGAGATTTGCAATTGATATAACAATTTTAcagttttatacatttattttggatttaacatttcattatatatatttctttgcaATGCAAAGTAATATGCAG TTGATAAGAAAGCTACCAACAATTGCTCTCTGCGGTGGTGGGCTCTGGATGGGTTTGGAGTTTCACATGaaatatgtaatatcatatggcAGTACAGCAGCATTCTCTAGACTCGATAATATGGAGCCGCCACCAACACCTAGGTGCATTGCTAGAATTCATGTGTATTCACAAATGTGGAGACATTTTGATGTAGGTCTCTACAGATTCTTAGTAAA atacatatataaacctGGTTATGGGATGTTATGTAAATTCAACAGTTTACCAAAGATCATTTATAAGCTGATAGCATCACTTGCTACATTCCTATTTATCTTTGTGTGGCATGGAACAGTTTGGCACATACTTATTTGGTCGGTATTGAATTATTCAGGAGTCACATTAGAATATATAGGTCAAGTTATTTCAAAACATGAACTTTATGAAAAATTtagagtaaatattttaaaaacaagagCCATGGAGGTAcgttttattgcttttttatgtTCACCTCTATTAGCTCTTTCTGCCATTtcaaatttctatttattcGCTGGAAGCGAAGTtggcaatttattttttgaatgtttttctcaaccatcattaataaattctattatattaattttatctttatactGTTGTTGTCATGTATCTATGGCGCTGGAAGATGTTCAATCAAGAGGCAGTTGTGTTaagaccaaataa
- the LOC124533594 gene encoding DNA helicase MCM8-like yields the protein MRRNWRGRYKNNWNRNNRTNNASDNRSLNNSTSSTLLTSSASRSSRAPSNQLPIVIPIYSDKNAWKLYFPSQEQSSNQEIAKNIESFHAYIEKNRSLFDLEKIDQTRSVSLDVQSLTNDMDFKNSWASFQNDLFEDPDTTLRILEYTLHETLKCESRIRVRILNYEPIIPIANLKVNYFGKLVTIKGTVIRVGSVGLICTSMAFECSSCHGTQAVMQPQGVFTAPNFCQSCKSGHKFEPLQSSPFTNTTDWQIAKIQEIQSQSLSGTIPRTVEIELQGDLVGSACPGDVLCVTGIVQVRGESKGGEDGRRAARLLQLYVEAVSIHSQRNLSNPTLSFTLKDYYAIQEIHASDNVFRLLVHSLCPTIFGQEAVKAGLILGLFGGTEFENGTRSNPHVLIVGDPGLGKSQLLQAAAHSAPRGVYVCGASASAGGLTVALGREPGGDFALEAGALVLADKGVCCVDELDKMCAHHSSLLEAMEQRRVSVAKGGVVCSLAARATVLAAANPRAGSYCRSKTVAENLKLNSALLSRFDLVFILLDQPDEKIDAMLSEHVLALHSGAKKKKMADAETSKLNLSIDSSQSDGEVSLSKKLRLKPGEVIDTLPLVLLRKYIAYARRYVHPKLSTEAANVLQDFYLELRNKHQNNDGAPITTRQLEACIRLTQARARVDLREEATVQDANDVISLVKHSLMDTFSDEFGNIELSRSINGSGVSSRNKVKRFLDVLRRRSHQISKDVFSRQELIQIHKSAAIAGDPNDLIEAMHIHSYLLLKGSNTYQLVAI from the exons ATGCGTCGCAATTGGAGGggtcgttataaaaataattggaatCGAAATAATAGAACAAATAATGCTTCTGATAATCGAAGCCTTAACAATTCAACATCGTCAACTTTATTAACGTCGAGTGCATCCAGGTCTTCAAGAGCTCCATCAAATCAATTACCGATTGTAATACCCATATACTCAGATAAAAATGCTTGGAAACTATATTTTCCATCTCAAG agCAATCTTCGAATCAGGAAATAGCTAAAAATATAGAAAGCTTTCATGCctacatagaaaaaaatagaagtttatttgatttagaaaaaatagaTCAGACACGCAGTGTGTCTTTGGATGTGCAAAGCTTAACAAATGacatggattttaaaaactccTGGGCTTCCtttcaaaatgatttatttgagGACCCAGACACAACACTTAGGATTTTGGAATATACTTTACATGAG ACACTTAAATGTGAATCTCGTATAAGGGTTAGAATATTAAACTATGAACCAATTATCCCAATagcaaatttaaaagttaattacttTG GAAAACTAGTAACAATAAAAGGCACTGTCATAAGAGTAGGCAGTGTTGGTCTTATATGCACTTCAATGGCTTTCGAATGTTCTAGTTGTCATGGGACACAAGCTGTAATGCAACCTCAAGGTGTATTTACAG cTCCAAATTTCTGTCAAAGTTGCAAAAGTGGACACAAATTTGAGCCATTGCAATCTTCTCCATTCACAAATACCACTGACTGGCAAATAGCTAAAATACAGGAGATACAATCACAG AGCTTGTCGGGAACCATACCTCGCACTGTAGAAATAGAACTTCAAGGTGATTTGGTTGGCAGTGCATGTCCTGGGGATGTCCTATGTGTTACTGGCATAGTACAG gtTCGTGGCGAAAGTAAAGGCGGTGAAGACGGCCGAAGAGCCGCTAGACTACTACAATTATATGTAGAGGCGGTTTCTATACACAGTCAGAGAAACCTAAGTAATCCAACATTATCTTTTACTTTGAAAGATTATTATGCAATTCAG GAAATTCATGCTTCAGATAATGTATTTAGACTTTTGGTTCATTCCCTATGCCCAACAATATTCGGCCAAGAGGCTGTTAAAGCTGGCCTTATATTGGGCCTTTTCGGCGGAACGGAATTTGAGAATGGCACGAGGTCAAACCCTCACGTGTTAATCGTCGGAGATCCTGGACTAGGAAAGTCACAGTTATTGCAAGCTGCGGCGCACTCTGCTCCTAGAG GAGTCTACGTATGTGGAGCATCCGCCTCAGCCGGAGGCCTAACGGTAGCTTTGGGCCGAGAACCCGGCGGCGACTTCGCCCTCGAGGCGGGTGCTCTGGTACTAGCCGATAAAGGTGTTTGCTGCGTCGACGAACTGGATAAG ATGTGCGCGCACCACAGCAGCCTGCTGGAAGCCATGGAGCAGCGGCGCGTGAGCGTGGCCAAGGGCGGCGTGGTGTGCAGCCTGGCGGCGCGCGCCACCGTGCTGGCCGCCGCCAACCCGCGCGCCGGCTCCTACTGCCG ATCAAAAACAGTCGctgaaaacttaaaattaaattcggcACTTTTGTCAAGATTCGATCTAGTTTTCATATTACTAGATCAACCTGATGAG aaaATCGACGCAATGTTATCGGAACATGTATTGGCACTACATTCGGGAgcgaagaaaaagaaaatggcCGACGCTGAAACGAGTAAACTTAATTTGAGTATAGACTCCAGCCAAAGTGACGGAGAAGTTTCTCTAAG TAAAAAATTACGCCTAAAACCTGGCGAAGTCATTGACACTTTGCCATTAGTTTTACTCCGAAAATATATTGCATACGCAAGAAGGTACGTCCATCCTAAGCTGAGTACGGAGGCCGCAAATGTCCTTCAAGATTTCTATTTAGAACTCCGCAACAAACACCAAAACAATGACGGTGCACCCATAACAACCCGACAACTTGAAGCTTGTATAAGACTTACACAG GCGAGAGCAAGAGTGGACTTACGGGAAGAAGCAACCGTTCAAGATGCTAATGACGTCATTAGTTTAGTGAAACACAGTTTAATGGACACATTTAGTGATGAATTCGGTAATATAGAATTATCACGCTCAATCAATGGAAGTGGAGTTAGTTCTCGAAATAAG GTTAAAAGATTCTTAGATGTCTTAAGACGTAGATCACACCAAATAAGCAAAGACGTATTCAGCAGACAGGAGTTGATACAAATACACAAATCAGCTGCTATTGCTGGTGACCCCAATGATCTGATTGAAGCAATGCACATACATTCGTACCTACTCCTAAAAGGATCCAATACATATCAATTAGTTgccatttaa